A single region of the Tursiops truncatus isolate mTurTru1 chromosome 18, mTurTru1.mat.Y, whole genome shotgun sequence genome encodes:
- the TRIM13 gene encoding E3 ubiquitin-protein ligase TRIM13 has translation MELLEEDLTCPICCSLFDDPRVLPCSHNFCKKCLEGILEGNVRNSLWRSSPFKCPTCRKETSATGVSSLQVNYSLKGIVEKYNKIKISPKMPVCKGHLGQPLNIFCLTDMQLICGICATRGDHTKHVFCSIEDAYAQERDAFESLFQSFETWRRGDALSRLDTLETSKRKSLQLLTKDSDKVKEFFEKLQHTLDQKKNEILSDFETMKLAVMQAYDPEINKLNTILQEQRMAFNIAEAFKDVSEPIIFLQQMQEFREKIKVIKETPLPPSNLPSSPLMKNFDTSQWEDIKLVDVDKLSLPQDTGTFISKIPWNFYLLFVVIILLGFLIFFSPTIFLEWSLFDEITTWKDNLSNFSSYLTKSADFVEQSVFYWEQLADGFFIFSERLKNFTLVVLNNVAEFVCKYKLL, from the coding sequence ATGGAGCTGCTTGAAGAAGATCTCACGTGCCCAATTTGCTGCAGTCTGTTTGACGATCCTCGAGTTTTGCCTTGCTCGCATAACTTTTGCAAAAAATGCTTAGAAGGGATCTTAGAGGGGAATGTGCGGAATTCATTGTGGAGATCATCTCCATTCAAGTGccccacatgccgcaaggaaACTTCAGCCACCGGGGTCAGTAGCCTGCAGGTTAATTACTCCCTGAAGGGTATTGTGGAAAAGTATAACAAGATCAAGATCTCTCCCAAAATGCCAGTGTGCAAAGGACACTTGGGGCAGCCTCTCAACATTTTCTGCCTGACTGATATGCAGCTGATTTGTGGGATCTGTGCTACTCGTGGTGACCACACCAAGCATGTCTTCTGTTCTATCGAAGATGCCTATGCTCAGGAAAGGGATGCCTTTGAGTCCCTCTTCCAGAGCTTTGAGACCTGGCGTCGGGGAGATGCTCTTTCTCGCTTGGATACCTTGGAAACTAGCAAAAGGAAATCTCTACAGTTGCTGACTAAAGATTCAGATAAAGTGAAGGAGTTTTTtgagaagttacaacacacattagatcaaaagaagaatgaaatcctTTCTGACTTTGAGACCATGAAACTTGCAGTTATGCAGGCCTATGACCCAGAGATCAACAAACTCAACACCATCTTGCAGGAACAACGAATGGCCTTTAACATTGCTGAGGCTTTCAAAGATGTGTCAGAACCCATCATATTTCTGCAACAGATGCAGGAGttcagggagaaaataaaagtcatcaaGGAAACTCCTTTGCCTCCCTCTAATTTGCCCTCAAGCCCTTTAATGAAGAACTTTGATACCAGTCAGTGGGAAGACATAAAACTAGTAGATGTGGATAAACTTTCTTTGCCTCAAGACACTGGCACATTCATTAGCAAGATTCCTTGGAACTTTTATCTGTTATTTGTGGTAATCATTCTGCTgggctttctcattttcttcagtcCTACCATATTCCTAGAATGGTCTTTATTTGATGAAATCACAACTTGGAAAGACAATCTTTCAAACTTTAGTTCCTACCTGACTAAATCAGCTGATTTTGTAGAACAATCAGTTTTCTACTGGGAACAGTTGGCAGAtgggtttttcattttcagtgaaaGATTAAAGAATTTcactttggtggtgctgaacaaTGTGGCAGAATTTGTGTGCAAATATAAACTGTTATAA
- the KCNRG gene encoding potassium channel regulatory protein, with protein MSSQELVTLNVGGKIFTTRSSTLKQFPASRLTRMLDGRDQEFKMVGGQIFVDRDGVLFSFVLDFLRTHQLLLPTDFSDYLRLQREAVFYELDPLVDLLNQEHLLQPRPALVEVHFLSRNTQAFFRVFGSCSKTIEMLTGRITVFIEQPSAPTWSSNSFPPQMTLLPLPPQRPSYHDLVFQCGSDSTTDNQTGVRYVSIKPDNRKLANGTNVLGLLIDTLLMEGFHLVSTRTVSSEDKTECYSFERIKKPEALAMNKTLKPETTLMPEQSQKKK; from the exons ATGAGTAGTCAGGAACTGGTCACTTTGAACGTGGGAGGGAAGATATTCACCACAAGGTCTTCAACCTTAAAGCAGTTTCCTGCCTCTCGGTTGACACGTATGTTAGATGGCAGAGACCAAGAATTCAAGATGGTTGGTGGCCAGATTTTTGTGGACAGAGATGGTGTTTTATTTAGTTTCGTCTTAGATTTTTTGAGAACTCACCAGCTTTTATTACCCACTGACTTTTCAGACTATCTCAGGCTTCAGAGGGAGGCTGTATTCTATGAACTTGATCCTCTGGTGGATCTCTTAAACCAAGAACACCTGCTACAGCCAAGACCTGCTCTTGTGGAGGTACATTTCCTAAGCCGAAACACTCAAGCTTTTTTTAGGGTGTTTGGCTCTTGCAGCAAAACAATCGAGATGTTAACTGGGAGAATTACAGTGTTTATAGAGCAACCTTCAGCACCGACCTGGAGTAGTAACTCCTTCCCTCCTCAGATGACCTTACTTCCACTGCCTCCACAAAGACCTTCTTACCATGACCTGGTTTTCCAGTGCGGCTCTGACAGCACGACTGATAACCAAACTGGAGTCAg GTATGTTTCTATAAAACCTGATAACCGAAAACTGGCCAACGGAACTAATGTCCTCGGCTTACTGATTGACACTTTATTAATGGAAGGCTTCCATCTGGTCAGCACCAGAACAGTATCCTCTGAAGACAAAACTGAATGCTATAGctttgaaaggataaaaaagCCTGAAGCTCTTGCCATGAACAAAACACTGAAACCAGAGACTACCCTCATGCCAGAgcaatctcagaaaaagaaatga